GGCTGAGCTGTCCCTGCGCCCAccatgggcacagccaggaggtTGGTGTGGCTGGAGTTACCTGCAGTGTCCGTGTTCCCACATCCTGTCTGTTTAGCACTGCTGGTGGCTGATCGTGCAGCGTGGGTTCAGGGCTGTTCCCCACAAGGATCAcccctctgtcctgcagcccaggggtCTGCCTGGGTGCTGGGGCCCCCTTGGCTGCAGCATTGCTCAGGCTGTCCTGCAGCAGGTCTCTGCACCGgctcctcctccctccacagTCAAATAAGATCGAGAAAGCCGTGTCTGCTGCCCACACCTTCCTgcagaaaaaccccaagcatGAGATGACCTTGAGGTACCTGAACTACTACAGGACGATGCTGGATGTGGATGAATACCTGGTCGACCTGGAAGCTCAGCCCTATGAGGTAAggaggggatggggctggggcaggagaggggctCCCCAGGGCTCAAAGGATCCTGCCAAACCCCGAGGGAAGCAGCTGTCCCTCACTAAGCAGTGGTCCTTGGCAGCCCATATTCGTGCGGTCAGTGAAGCTGTACAACAACGGGGATTTCCGGAGCAGTGCAGCCGACATGGAGCAGGCTCTGGCCGAGTACTACAAGGCGTACGAAGATTGTCTGGCCGGCTGCGAGGGTGCCTATGAGCTCCAGGAGTTCAAGGACTTCTACCCCGCCATCGCAGGtaggggagggctgggggacagcagacTTGGGGCGGTGACCAGGGGTGCAACGCTCGACATCTCCCCGCAGACCACTTTGTGAGCGTGCTGCAATGCAAGGTGGACTGCGAGACCGAGCTCACCCCCAACGTGGGCGGCTACTTCGTGGAGAAGTTTGTAGCCACCATGTACCACTACCTGCAGTTTGCTTACTACAAGCGTGAGTGCCAGTGGGAGCAGGGGACTGTGCCCTGGGGCACCCTGGGGTGCGGAGGGCCCTGGGAGGGGTGTCACCCCCGCGTCACCTGGCGCTGCTCCCCGCAGTGAACGACGTGCAGGACGCGGTGCGCAGCGTCTCCAGCTACATGCTCTTCGACCCGGGTGACACCGTGATGCAGCAGAACCTCGTCTACTACCGCTTCCACCGCGAGCGCTGGCGCCTGCGGGAGGAGGACTTCGAGCCGCGGCCGGTGAGGACCCCCCAGCCCCCCGGCCCgtggccctgccctgcccagagagGGGCTGACACGgcccctgtcccctgctgtgcccaggaaGCCGTGCGGTACCACAACCAGACGGCCGCTCAGAAGAAGATGCTGGAATTCGCCCGGCAGTACCTGCAGGATGACGATGAGGTACCCGATGGGCCCCACGCGGGATGCAGCTGGTGCTTTTTGGGAGGTGCTGGGTGGTGCatgtgggtgctgcagggacCTTCTTCAGGTGGGGTCTGACCCCCCAAACCAGCCCTGGGGCAGAGATTGCAGGTGAGGCTGCCGAGCCCTCccgcctcctcctgccccctgTGCTGCAGATGGAGGTGGATGGCGGTGAGGGGCCAGAGGTGCTGGACCTGCCCTCCGACGGCGAGTTCGAGGGAGAAGGTGACTACGAGGAGGGCTTCTTCGCAGAGTGGTGGCAGGAACCCAAGACCAAAGGAGACAAAGACGACCAAGGTTCCTGATACCAGGGCTGGGGGCCGTGCTGTAGGGTGGGGGGGTCTGCTGCCCACACCTCTGGTGCCACCAAACTCTCCTTGTTTGCAGAGATCCTATGATGAGCCAGGTGAAGGGGCACCCAGCACCAACTGAGCTGGATGGTGGTGGCCTTGTGATGCCATCTCGGGGACACCGGGCTTTGGGCTCCTCCCAGCCACCGGTAGAAGCTCAGACTCGTGGGGAGGGGCCAATCCTGCCTGgcatcctgcagcagggctgccttTGCCACCTGGACGtctgctgccctggcacagcccaatTCCCATCAGAACACCAGCAGCCCTGAatgtccctgcctgcccaggagCCTGGGCCACCCCTGCTCCCAATGCCCCAGGAGCCCTGACTAGCAGTGATGCCCCACAGCCCCGAGGTTTTCTGTGTCCCTCAGTTGCTCCCCAGGAAATGTGGATGATGCACCAGGATCGACCTCTGTGTTGTCTTGAGGGGCTTGGGGGGTTACCCTTACATAGGGAGCAATGCACaatgctgctggagctggtcCTGCCCCTTCCTgaggctcctgctcctgttcctccaGCCCCCCGGGCAATCTGCCAGCTCCCATAGCCCAGGTCCCCTTGCCTCCCCAGCCTGGTGCTACAGGGGGCTCCTGGTGTGCCACGTCCCCGTGTCACCACTGCAGCCTGGTGAGGCTGTGGCGCCCATGCCCTGCCCGTGCCTTGAATTTTTGCCACACCAGCCCTCTCTAGCCTTAAGCTCCGTTAATTTAAGATTTCCCCTCTTGCACAGTTGCtctttttatgtatttactGGTGCTGAACTTTTAATAAAATCCGGACTGGTCTTTTCTCAGCTGCCTCCACTTTCCATGCGCTGCCACCATGGGATCCAGGAGCTCAAGGTGGGAGAGGCTCTGCTGTGGGAGAAGAAGGGATGAGTTCAGGCCTGGGTGTTCCTACAGGTGACTTGAGGGAActtgtggggctgggggaggccaTGAGAGCTGCCAGGCTCCTGTGAGGCTCTGGGTTCCCTGAGGGGGACTGCACTTGGGATCCCTGACACCCCTGTTGTGCAGGGGAGGCTCTCAGGTGGGGtagggagggagctgcagggggcTGGAAGGCAGGATGTCCTACCCCATATGGATCTTTGGGGTGTGATATGCATGACCTGACAGTTGTTTTGGGGTGCAACACTGTGACACAGCTCCTTGGGGATGCATCATCCTTCTCCTTGGATTGGAGGGTGCAGCCTGCACCCCCTGGATGAAGGGGGGGGGGTGGCAGAGGGGGATGACAGCCTCCTGCCTGCATCAGGGCGTTTTGGGGGTCGCTGTTGGTGCTGACAGGCCTGTGCCAGCCCTAGGCACGAGGTGTCGGGCAGCGTGTGGCTGCTGGCTCCTCCCTGCCATGTTCCCGCTCGGCGTGGAAATTGGCTACGAGGACTGAAACTGAGAGGCTGAATCACAGCGTTGGCCccggggaagggaagggatgggaatggAAGGAAGGGGGTGGCAAGAGGCTGCCAGcaccccaccctgccctgcctggaaCCCCTGTTCACCGGggcttctccagctctgcagggcactgGGTGGGGGCAGGGGCTGAGACCCCAGACCCGTGGGCAAAGCTTAGGGCTCagggaggcagtgctgggagggagcaACCACTGCACCCCTGTGCCGGGAGAGGGCTGTCCTATCACTTGGGGTTTGTCACCGATGGGTCACAGCCACCTCGGGAGGGGAGTGCCAGCCTGGTGGGGTGTGGCTGGCGGCACTCGCGAATGGGTGAGCGAGAAGCACTCAGCCCAGGGGACAAAGGCCTGTGGATCTTCCCAATAGCTGGGCCAGGGTGGTGCTGTGCCCACGGGGCCTCCGCCCTGCTCTGACACATACCTGGGCAcagtgtcccctccccagccccacactcGTGTGAAGACAGTTCCATGCTCCCACCGATCTGCTGGCACCAGGCAAAGCCTCGCGAAGAGTCgagctgcagggcagtgccagggtgcAGAGATGGGATAAAGAGTGACCGACTGGGGACGTGGTAGGGGGATGCAGGGGCAAGGCTGCAGGAAGCGATGAAGGCATCGTCGCGCTTCCCTGACACCCTCGACCTTGACCAAGAGGGAAGCGTGAATGAGATTTCTGGCTGACACCTCAGCTGCgctgtgccctgctctgccatgTCGCGCCGTGCTGTGCCGTGTGCCCGTTTCCTTGTGCCGAGAGCTCTCTCGTTGTGCTCCGGATCTTCCGCTCAGCGCACAGCCATGAATTCCCTTTTTCTGGCACGGGCGGTGGAAGCTCTGTCTCTCACCTCCCTTCGGAGCTGACAATCCCCGCCTGGCAGCGCTCACAGCCAGACGCGCCAGGGAACCGTGCAGGCAGCGGGGGTGCAGGACGgtccttcctcatcctcaccgGGGCAGAAtcctccagctccccacacCTGGGGGTCCTGAGGTGGGCTGCGACGTATCCAGCGGATGACTCGGCCACCGGGTGACGGCGGCTTCGCCCGGGACGCGGCGGCAGCACCCGGCCGGACCGGTCCGGCGCGGACCGTGTTGACGCAGCGCCAGCAGCACCGAGCCCTTCCCGAACGCCGCTTCCTGCCGCCCCCGCGCTGCTGCCTCGGGGGGTCCCCGCACGTCCGGGGGGGTCCCCGCgcccccggccctgcccagGGGCGGCTCCGGGCCCCACCTGGCCGCGCCCACTGACGTCACCCAGGTGGTCCCCGCGTGGTCGCGCCctcgcgccgccgccgccgcgccccaCGCGCCCCGCCCCGCTGTCCAATCAGCTGCCGGAgaggggcggggcggccgcgcccCCGCCAATAGGGAGCGGATAAACACggccggcgggggcggggcccggcgggccCGGGCATTGATGGACGTGCGGGGCAGCCAATAGTGGCGGGGAGGCGCGGGGGTGGGGCCTGTGGCGGgcggggcagtgccaggggcgcTGCTCGCCTTTTGTTCGGGCAggagcgggcgggcggcggaGAGCGACggtgagcggggccggggcacggGCACCGGGGCGGGACGGTGAGTGGGGTCCAGGCACTGGGCACGGGTGAGCGGCGGTGAGCGGGACTGGCGCACCGGGCACGGGGAGCGACGGTGAGCGGGGCGGGGCACCGGGCACGGGGAGCGACGGTGAGTGGAGCCGAGTCAGCGAGCAGCGGGCATGGTGGAGCGACGGTGAGCGGCAGTAGGCCGGCGGAACCGGGCAGGGATCGCTCCGATGAGCGGGGACGGGTCCAGAAGACCGGGCTGGAGGAGATCGTGGCGGGGAGGGTCCGGTGAGCGGAGTTGGGGCGGCCGGAACGGGGCCGGGTTCGTGGCCGTCGGTCGTACCGGGCTGGGTTGCACCGGCGCCGTGCGGACTCCGGCGTGCGGGGCTGGGGAGCGGCTGCGCTCCGGGCGGGGAGGATCTGGGTGTCCGGGCCGGGCAGCACGGGGTGTTCCGGCTCGGCCTCGCTGCCGCCGTCTGGGGCAGGGCTCCCCGAGTGCTGCCCCTGAGCTCGGCCGGTCCTGCGCCGGACCAGTTGGGTGGGTCCCCGGGGCTTCTCCCATCGGCAGCTGGGCTGCCCCGGGCTGTCCCGGCCCCTTCCCGGAGCCGCGGGAGCCAGTTTGCGAGTCGCTGCTCCGCGCTCCTGTGCGAGGAGGCGACTCtgtccccggccccgcccggagCTGCCGCCGGGCGGGCGAGGCCCTGGCACGGCGCTCGCCCGGTGCTGTGGGGCTCTTACGCAAACCGGGCTGCTCCGTGCCCAGAGTCACACCTGGGGACGCCGCGTGCTGCTCCCGAGGCCACCTCGGATCGCCTCGCCATCGCCGTCCCTcaccgcggggccggggctaCCCTTCGCCCACGGCCAGGCATGTGAGGTCTGGGGGCTGAGAGGGCCGAGGGGGATGCGGGTGAGCTGACACCACCCAGAGAGCCCCCCGCGGGTTAGGGATGCTGGGCACAATGCGGACGGGGGGGGTCCCCGCTGAGCCCCTGACAGCGGACATCCGCACCGGGGAACGGCGGTGGGGAGCGAAACTTGGCTGTTTGTCTGATGTTTGGAGAGGAGAGAGCGCGCTAATTGCGTTAGCTGAGTGATTAGTTTAATTAATCAGGTTTACAGCACAGATGAAAGGATAATGCTGAAATGTTGCTGGGAGTTGCCCGGAGAAGGCAAACGTGGGCTGTCATACAAGCAACGCGGGGAGAcgtgtgctgggagaggagagcgAACGCTCAGGAGGGCacggctgctgctggggacGGGACAGGGTGACCTGCGCCACCGCTGTGCCCGCACGGGTGCGAGGGCATCAGCCTGCACCCtctccagccaggctggaagtTCTTGCACCTCCGGCTTCCCCGTAGCGCTGTTGGGGTGCCTGGGTGAGTCCCTTGTCTGGTTTGATGTTCCCTTGTCAGCTTCCCCATACCGGTGGGGGCTGGGGGCGCCCCGTGACACAGCCCCCCTCAGTCGCTtcacctcctgctccagcccacgTCGTGCTGGTTCTGGCGCTGGTGCCAACCCCGAGCAGCTCGCGGGTCTGGTGTCCGTCTGCCGTCGGCTGGTGGGGAGCCGGGGGCGCAGCGTCTCCCTGCCAGCTGCCgcggggatggagctggagcggTGCCGGGGGCGTTTGCTCCGGGCTGTCAGCCGCATCCAGGGCAGGTGCAGTGTCCGCGGGGGCTGCTCCGGGCTCCGCTCTTGGAGTGTCCGGCCCAGCCGGAAACAGAGATGAGAAAATTACAGGGGTTCATTTCTGTGTCCTTGTCGGTGTTGGAGCTGGCTGGAAGGGTGCAGGGCACCCAGTGGGAACTGTGTTCTCACGTTTGAAGCCTGTGATCGCTCATTGATTTGGAGGATTTCCATGAAGCGTCATGAAAAACCCATTTCCCTGCTCATTTGGCTTGAACAAGTTGGCCATCAGGACGGGGACGCACGGAGCTCCTGGCAGCGGTGGCTGAGGACTGTGCTCCCTCCTTGCACTGAGGCTGCTGAGCCGGGAGCAGGGACAGACGTGCGTTCCCCGGGGCTCAGGGGAAAGGTGGGGCGGCCGTGCGGGGCCCTTCCTCAGACAATGGCGATACACTCTATTGTCTGGGCGATGTGCCGTGTCCTTGCCGGCTCCAGGAAGCGCGTTCATCCCCGCggggggggggctggggggacgAGCCGGGCTGCTGGGAGGGGTCTCCTGGGGCTGGGTGTGCGAGTAGTTTGTGCACCGTGCCCGGAGCCTCCGCGGCAGCACGGGCGGATCGTGGCCGGGCTGCAGCCGGGGGTGGGGGTGGGCTTGGGGAATGTCCCCTCTGGTGTTGGTGCCGCATTTCAGCGTATCATTCGGCGCTGCCCTAATCCCATTAACTCACCCCTTTTGTTTCCCCCACCTGAAACCCTTCCTCAGCCCTCGCAGCCGGGCGGGCACTGCGGTACAGCTGCgcggctcctgcagctcagcccgTTCCTGACACAGTCTTTCCCTGCAAGACTGTGGTTTGGTGTGGGAGCGCTTGATGGGATTTGGCTTTTTATCACACTTCCAGATCTCCGGGATTTAAGACGGCGCTTTTGCCGGGCGCGCTGCCGCTCGCAGATGGCAGAGCCTGGGAGCGAAGCTGCCCTTGGCCCCGCTCCgcaggctgggggagcagagcctCTGCGCGGGGAACTTGCAGAACTTTAATTGCAGCATCTGTACCGACGCTTGTGCGGGTTTTGAAGGTTTAAATTAGACTGGCTTCTAATTaacaaaagttaaaaagaaacGTAGTGTCTGTAAGCAGTATAAGCCTAGCTCGGAGCTCAGCTGGTGCTTTCCCACCTCGACAGGCTGTGTGGGCACCCAGCATCACCCAGGGCTGGGGGTAGGTGCTCAGACTCAGCCCCGTGTGGTGTCCCAGGTGGGTCTGTGTGAATGGAAACTGCTGGGGATGGCAGCTCAGGAGGACACCAGGGCTGCGTTTGTACCTTGAATCGCgttctctgctctgtgagagTTGGTTTTACCCCTCTTTGCTCATGGACATGCTTGACAAAGTGGTGGACAAGGGGGTGGGAAGGTGCAGGTGGCTCCCGCTCCAAAAGGGCTTAAAACTTGACCTCAACACCATGTCTGCGCTTAAACAGGGCTGGCTTTGCGGCCACACCCGGTTTGTCGATGGCTGCGGAGGGGGGAGGTGAAGATGTTTCTATTTAAGCAGAGGTTTGAAATACCCTTCTAAATACACCATCCCCGATGGGTTCTGCGGCGGCTGCCGACAGGCCTGGAGGCATCCTGGCACGCCTTGGACTCTCGGCTCCGGAATCGCTTTGGAAACAGGGCAGGAGCTTCGTGCCGCGGCTGCCGGGGCTTGTCGGGCAGCCCGCGACATCTGCGCTGTCTGTTCCCAGCGAGTCCTCGTTCTCCTTCCCAGGCGCAGAGCTCCTGGCGGGGTGGAGGCGGAATGCTCGGTGCTTTCCCGATATCCCACACCTGGGTGATCGCACCTGGGAGGGGGTGACGGCGGCCCTGCCCTCCAGGGGGGCACAGACCCCCGGCGTGGGGGCACTGGGGTCCCGTGTGGCTTTTTGGGGTAGGTGGCTGGATGAGAAGGGTGTTCCTCGGTGTGGGGGGAGAGACCtttggctgctggcagagcctgcCGTAATCGCGGTGACGCgcgggcagagccctggtgacaAATCATTAACTTGCTCCGACAGGCCAGGCGCTGACGGCTGTTGGTGATAATTTCTTCTGAAGCGTCTGAACTTTACAGCTGTAATGCAACTGGATGGAGAAATTAAGCCGGGGCTCAGCgcctctgccctcctcctcgctgccccagctcctctggcagGGCCAGGTGGCAAACCCTTGTGTGCTGGATGCTGTGGTTGGAGCTGGGAACAGCCAACGAGGTCCAGAGCCTGCAATTGTAGCGTTCTTAAAGAACAACTTGTTCTTTGTGCTCATTGAAACAAATAAtgattttggaggtttttttttttttaatccagatgGAGTAATTGTGATTAATCTCACTGTGCCAGTTCTCCTTTCTGTGGACAAGTGGCAAATTCCCATCTTTCCCAGACATGATTCTAATGAGATCAGCAAACTATGAGGGGGAGATGAGCCCACGTGGGTCCTCCTGATCCTGGTGCCGCTGCAGGTGGAGGTGTCTGTGCCAGCAGTCAGGGATGTGGGGAGGGGGATGCGCTGCCAGAGACCCCACAGTGGGTCTTTGGCAGGTGAATAATGTCCCTGGGAAAGCTTTCCCTGGGCTGGGTCCTGCTGTGagccctgcacaggagcagggGTGGGTGTCATGCTCAGTGCTGTGCCTGCGCTTGCAGCGGGAGAGCACTTGATGGATAATACTGTGTCGGTTTGTGATGTGAAGTGCCAAAACATCACAGCCTGGGCCTGGCGTGTGCTGGAGCTGTCAGGAGCTGTTAATTCAGGTGCAGGCGAGGCTTTTCGGGGACATGATCTGGGGTGATGGAGAGCATCAGCTGAGCGCAGCAGGCCATGGCGGAGTCGCCGCattctggggctgctctgctgccagagcctggTCTGGTGCTCAGGGGGATGCAGCACCCCCAGCAAGAGGAGCCAGAGCTTTGATGAGGTGTTCAGCAGCTCAAATGTAACAATGTAATGGTAGCTGAAATATAAAAGAGGTTTAGAGCCCCCTCCAGTGAAGGAGCCCAGATCTGAAGCTCCTGCAccccacagcctttcctgagtGCCCCAAAGTTGTCAGAGCTGGTGGGGCAGCCGGGAGCCATTCTGGACCTGGATACATCCATACACAAAGGCCATGGGCTCCTTTGTGTGCAAGGCCAGGCCAGTGGTTTTGCCTGCTCTAACGAGAGGCTGATCCCCTGCCGCTGTCTCCTCCTCATTAAACTTCAAGCTGCTCTCGTTCCCCTTTGAATTCTTCTACTCATCTTCACTGTAAAGCCCCATTGAAAGGGCTCCTGGTGCCGGGATCTGACTCGAACGCTTCCCATTGATGCTGGTGAGGTCTTGACAAGCTcctttctctgcctgctcccgCTGCGTGTTCCTGAGGATCCTCTTCAAAACCACCGAAGCTTTTGTACAGCGTCTGCGGGGCCTTCGTTAGCGGCTGCCCCAGCTTCGCCAGCCCTTGCTGTCGCCTCAGAGCACCTTCGGGCGGGGGCTGGGGGTGTTGGGGGACTTGGAGGAGCAGCTCTCCGGGGTGCACAGGGCTCTGGGTGCCCTTGTCTGTGGGAAggctctgtgctgtggctgcCGAGGCCAGGGCTGTCTGAGCGGGCAGTTGCTAATCCCCGGCTGCTCCAGGAAGGGGGGGACCGGAGATGGCTTGTGTGTAGCGTAAGTGCTTCTAAAATAGAGCCTTTTCTTGTGCTGCATTTATTGAATCGCCTTAACtgcctcttccctttccttaaAAGCCTCGGCGACTGTAATTGCGGCCACTCGCACGCTCCCACCGCCGAGCTCGGCCCCTCACATGCTGCGGCTGCATGAGAGCCCCCGCAGCACTGCTGCCCTTTGCTCCTGGAGGATGTGAGCGAGGGTGGGGGGCTCTGGCAGCCCCCTGCTGGCACCCACGCTGCTCCGTGCTGGGGTGAGGGCAGGCTGGACCTGCATGTGATGAGCTCAGGCTGCCCCTCACACCCGCTGACCCTGAGACGCAGTGCCCGGTCcggtgcagcccctgcctggggctTGTGAGGGTGCCCTGTGCCCCCCACCTGCTCCCTTTGGGGTGACACCACACTGGGGATCACGGCTGCTCACCCCAGGGACTGCTGCTCCCCAAGAAGCCCCGGAGCAGTagatatttctgctttcctgctgctgctctgggcagctcagctctgtctgcctgctgtgtcctgcctggTGAGGCTGAAGGCTTCACAGCAGCTGGTGAGAAGGGCTAGTCAGGCCTGGGGCTGCGTGTTTGCCAGAGACTTCCTCTGCAGACGGTGTCCCGGGGGGCCGGTGCTGCTTGGACGCTGATCAAATGGCTCCGGGGGCGGATGAGCTGCTGGCCGGTGCCCGACAGCCTGCGGGagcttcctcttccttcctggctcagggaagtggtgagAGAGGGATTAACCttttcctggcagtgccctgcctgGGTGACTGAAGACCCTGCCTGTCCTGCATCCCATGACTGAAGCCCCTCAGGTGTCTTGGCCCCTTCCCCATCGTGGTagaggagcaggctggaggtTCTCCCCAAAGGTGCTGTCCCCTCTGAACAGTCCCCTACATCTGTCTCACTGTTCTCCTGGGGGATTTCTCATTTCCCAGGAGCCAGTCCTGTTTCTCTGGGGTCAGGGCTTGTGTGGGGCTCAGGTGAACCTCACTGCCCTCACTGTTCTCcccttcctgctctgcctcGTGGGGGGAGTTAagggctgggctcagcagcAATCGTCCTGCCCACAGGCCGATGTGGGGGGGCTGGAGCCCACCCAGACATGCCCCCTGCTCATGGCTGACCCTTCAGTGTGGGTATTTTCACATGTACCCCAAATAACAACACCCTgcttctccctcctgcctgaGGATCCTTCCCCGCTA
This sequence is a window from Hirundo rustica isolate bHirRus1 chromosome 27, bHirRus1.pri.v3, whole genome shotgun sequence. Protein-coding genes within it:
- the P3H4 gene encoding endoplasmic reticulum protein SC65, coding for MGGAGPVPVPAPLLAVLAAGLCAAQYEQYSVRGFPAAALEPLQRAYERALERYADAQWAESAQGLEASLRLHRLLRDSEAHCHRRCAGEPPAGEGPAEEPRGERDPAWEWERELRLFGRLLLRAGCLRACKRELPVFQLRYPPAQTLRDFQRRQPYQYLHYALFKSNKIEKAVSAAHTFLQKNPKHEMTLRYLNYYRTMLDVDEYLVDLEAQPYEPIFVRSVKLYNNGDFRSSAADMEQALAEYYKAYEDCLAGCEGAYELQEFKDFYPAIADHFVSVLQCKVDCETELTPNVGGYFVEKFVATMYHYLQFAYYKLNDVQDAVRSVSSYMLFDPGDTVMQQNLVYYRFHRERWRLREEDFEPRPEAVRYHNQTAAQKKMLEFARQYLQDDDEMEVDGGEGPEVLDLPSDGEFEGEGDYEEGFFAEWWQEPKTKGDKDDQEIL